The Roseomonas haemaphysalidis genome segment CCGAGCTGATCCGCGACCTGCCGGCCGACCAGGCGATCAGCATCTACCGCCAGGGCGAGTGGCTGGACCTGTGCCGCGGCCCGCATATGCGCGGTACCGGCGATGTCGGCACCGCCTTCAAGCTGATGAAGGTGGCCGGCGCCTATTGGCGCGGCGACCACCGCAACGCCATGCTCAGCCGCATCTACGGTACCGCCTGGCGCGACCAGAAGGAGCTGGACGCCTACCTGCTGCAGCTGGAGGAGGCGGAGCGCCGCGACCACCGCCGCATTGGCAAGGAAATGGACCTGTTCCACCTGCAGGAGGAGGCGGCCGGGTCGATCTTCTGGCACCCCAAGGGCTGGCGCCTTTATACCACCGTGCAGGACTACATGCGCCGCCGGCTGGACGCGGCAGAGTACCAGGAGGTGAAGACCCCGCAGCTGGTCGACCGCCGGCTGTGGGAAGCCTCTGGCCACTGGGAAAAGTACCGGGAAAACATGTTCCTGGCGACGGTGGACGACGAGTCCGAGAAGGACCGCGTGCTGGCACTGAAGCCGATGAACTGCCCCTGCCACGTGCAGATCTTCAACCACGGCCTGCGCTCCTACCGTGAGCTGCCGATGCGCATGGCCGAGTTCGGCGCCTGCCACCGCTATGAGCCGAGCGGCGCGCTGCACGGCATCATGCGCGTGCGTGCCTTCACGCAGGACGACGCCCACATTTTCTGCACCGAGGCGCAGATCGCGCAGGAAACGGTGGAGTTCGTGGACCTGCTGTCCAAGGTCTACCGCGACTTCGGCTTCACCGAATTCCGCGTGAAGTTCAGCGACCGCCCGGAGAAGCGCGCCGGCGACGACGCCACCTGGGACCGTTCGGAAGGCGCGCTCAAGGAAGCCTGCCGCATCGCCGGCGTGGAATACGAGCTGAACCCGGGGGAGGGCGCCTTCTACGGCCCCAAGCTGGAGTTCGTCCTGCGCGACGCGATCGGCCGCGACTGGCAGTGCGGCACGCTGCAGGTGGATTTCGTGCTGCCCGAGCGGCTGGACGCCGTCTATGTCGGCGAGGACGGCAACCGGCACCGGCCGGTGATGCTGCACCGCGCCATCCTGGGTTCCTTCGAGCGCTTCCTCGGCATCCTGATCGAGGAGCATGCCGGGCGCTTCCCGCTGTGGCTGGCCCCCGTGCAGGTGGCGGTGGCCACCATTGTGGACGAGGCGGCGCCCTTCGCGAGAGAGGTGGCCGCCGCGTTCCGCGCCGCCGGGCTGGCGGTCGAGCTGGACCTGCGCAACGAGAAAATCAACCGCAAGGTGGTGGACCACATCGAGCAGCGGGTGCCGGTGCTGGCCGTGATCGGCCGGCGTGAGGCGGAGGAAGGCAAGGTGGTGCTGCGGCGCCTGCCGGGCCGCGAGCAGCAGGTGCTGACCCTGGCCGAGGCGGTCGCGGCCCTTGCGGCAGAGGCGCAGGCGCCCGATCTACGGCCTGTGGATGTTGCAGTCGGCTGAAGACTGCACCATAAACAGGCGATTCAGATTTCGTTCCAACAGCGACAGGAGCCTACACTGGCCCGAGGCCCAATCCCGAACCAGCTTCCCCCCCGCGACGGACCGCGGGTGAATGAAGATATTCGCGTTCCGCAGGTGCGTCTGATCGACGAGGCCGGCGAGATGATCGGCGTGATGAGCGCCCGTGAGGCCCTGCTGCGCGCCTATGACGCCGGCATGGACTTGCTGGAGATCAGCCCCAACGCCGTCCCGCCGGTCTGCAAGATCACCGACTACGGCAAGTACAAGTACGAGCAGCAGAAGAAGGCCAACGAGGCCCGCAAGAAGCAAAAGATCGTCGAGATCAAGGAAATCAAGGTTCGCCCGAACATTGATGACCACGACTACGACGTGAAGATGCGTTCGGCCAAGTCGTTCCTGGATGAGGGCGACAAGGTGAAGGTGACGCTGCGCTTCCGTGGCCGCGAGATGGCGCACCAGGACCTGGGCGCGAAGGTGCTGGAACGGATCCGGACCGAGCTGGCGGAGCTGGCCAAGGTGGAGCAGATGCCCCGCCTGGAAAACCGGCAGATGATCATGGTGCTGGCGCCGAAATAACGGCTGCCGCGCCGGACCTGTCCGTGCCAACGCCCGGCCAGCTGCAAGCTGGCCGGGCGTTGGCGTTTTTATGCCGCGGCACCGCCGCAAAGCCGCGTTAATTCGCGTGCCTTATGGTGTTCGTGAACGGGAGACCCCTCATGCACCGCCCCGCCGCCCTTGCCGCCCTGGCCTTTGGCTGCGCCATGCTGCTGGCGCCGGCCCTGGCCCAGGCCGAGCCCGCCTTCGTGACCACACGGCTGAACCT includes the following:
- the infC gene encoding translation initiation factor IF-3 codes for the protein MPNQLPPRDGPRVNEDIRVPQVRLIDEAGEMIGVMSAREALLRAYDAGMDLLEISPNAVPPVCKITDYGKYKYEQQKKANEARKKQKIVEIKEIKVRPNIDDHDYDVKMRSAKSFLDEGDKVKVTLRFRGREMAHQDLGAKVLERIRTELAELAKVEQMPRLENRQMIMVLAPK
- the thrS gene encoding threonine--tRNA ligase gives rise to the protein MPAITLPDQSVRNFDGTVTGTTVAASIGPGLAKAALAMQVDGVLRDLSHSIEADASVRFITRRDPEALEMIRHDSAHVLAEAVQALYPGTQVTIGPSIENGFYYDFARNEPFTPEELPKIEAKMREIIARNASFVREEWPREDAIAFFENKGERYKAELIRDLPADQAISIYRQGEWLDLCRGPHMRGTGDVGTAFKLMKVAGAYWRGDHRNAMLSRIYGTAWRDQKELDAYLLQLEEAERRDHRRIGKEMDLFHLQEEAAGSIFWHPKGWRLYTTVQDYMRRRLDAAEYQEVKTPQLVDRRLWEASGHWEKYRENMFLATVDDESEKDRVLALKPMNCPCHVQIFNHGLRSYRELPMRMAEFGACHRYEPSGALHGIMRVRAFTQDDAHIFCTEAQIAQETVEFVDLLSKVYRDFGFTEFRVKFSDRPEKRAGDDATWDRSEGALKEACRIAGVEYELNPGEGAFYGPKLEFVLRDAIGRDWQCGTLQVDFVLPERLDAVYVGEDGNRHRPVMLHRAILGSFERFLGILIEEHAGRFPLWLAPVQVAVATIVDEAAPFAREVAAAFRAAGLAVELDLRNEKINRKVVDHIEQRVPVLAVIGRREAEEGKVVLRRLPGREQQVLTLAEAVAALAAEAQAPDLRPVDVAVG